DNA sequence from the Macrobrachium nipponense isolate FS-2020 chromosome 3, ASM1510439v2, whole genome shotgun sequence genome:
cccaagagagcaatgtccaagaacgccttagccttctttgttagaagtgttattatggaagctcataagaattgtccagatgattcttttaatcttttaagagtgagagccacgaagttagggcaatcgcaacctctgtggcgttccaaagaaatatgtcactcaaaaaacatttggacgcaacttattggagatgcaaactctgtgtttgcatctcattatttaaaagacgtgacgagttacgtatgagaaatgtttttctttaggtccgtttgtgtcagcacagacggttctgggtaaaggagagagcaccgatccttaaattgtgtacgtaaccctcttgtcggatgtgttctcgtgtttcctgtgcatgggagtgtcagttgtcgcactagcggccttcacttcgcttcatttggaaacgtcgagtgacagctgactattagaggggtacaaaattttttatttttgtatgtatgagtttcgagttgtggttgtttgctaagagtttggggataactcttggcaatcttagaactaacacgggttaggatcgggtgatcgggatcggttgtgtgctccttaaataaaggcgtgttgtcatataagcggatgtgctcccattgacaaacgccagttaggttctgtcgagtaagtggaataggacccatcgacagatccaccaAGAACTcgtggccacagatcactattctcgctaaggctcttgagatgaagcagactcctgggcagtagcctcGAAGTCTTCCATcttaataaggtaggaactaaggtttatttatacctacaacatatgttgtttacctgtctagtcagttagttagctgtctcttgccttGTCTCAACCAAAGgggtcaatcagctatgtatatatctgacaggtaagttgaatgtatgaaaatgatattgttatgatacaataaagtttcatacatacttaccttggcagatatatacaattgaagacccaccagcctccccgcaggagacaggtggaagagagaatctgattagaaaacgggaatagttccttagtcctgccacccagagcagggcggtagatcacctgacctacctgtagcgagtgccgcgaaatttgaatttctgtcggggacgacggagtcgatagctatgtatatatctgccaggtaagtatgtatgaaactttattgtatcataacaatatcatgttaacaaatgaaatatatgtgaacgaacgaattccaggtgtttacgatacCGCTGCCGCaagaaatggtcaaggaacgcctttacatagaggcatgatgggacagatgctgactaataggagagcaggatcttacggcagtgactagcatcaggaaccaatgggagagcgggaggatggtggcaagtctactgagttggcgtcgcgctagttttaaaattgttctcggcggcccaggcgaatctcggactttacccttttggaacctgaattattttcgtacacagaagcaaaaaaatcttcgtctttgctttcgtaacctgaatttttcgtcTGTAGGGACTTTAGCATGTAGAGGTTCCACTTACAGTACTACTGAAATTTAAAGATCATTTACTTTAGTGAACCCCTccattatatacagtatataattattGGAATTTTGGGGTGAATTCTCCCCCCCTCAAAAACTGACTGATCATGCTTTTCTTTGTCATCATAATTAGCCTTTTCATGTTTAATTTTCCATTATGGGGTTTGACATGTAATGAGCTCTCTCAGATAACTTGTCTTAGCTGCTTATCACATTGAGTAAGGGTATTTTATGATTGTCTAAAAGTTTTTGTCTgtaatttgttgaaaatttttttattctttcagtttTAGACTACGACTTCCCAAAATCCAAAGAACAGTGTCGAGCAAAACTAAGAGAGCAGTTCGAAAAGCATCGTGATGTGAAAGATATTCGTGTCATTGATATGCTGGTCATTAAGGTGAGCAAAATAAAACTAGTTAAGTATCAAATAAGGCACATGTTTTACTTGTAATTTTGATAATTGGATTCAACAAAGAGGGGcagaataatgaaaacaatatttgtaattttaattattaacttCATATTTCCCATACCTGTGTATATGTGGATCTAATCAGTAGGCTTTGAGTGCCTTGTAGTTAATGTAGAATGTAAGGAAGTCGGGTGGAATCAGAATTTAACTGTTAGCTAAAAGTGAGACATCTGATGCCAGTTTGCAAAGTggaagtaaagtatatcttagttttaccagaccactaagctgattaatagctctcctagggatggcccgaaggattaaatatttttacctgactagaaaccaattggtcacctggcaatgggacctacaatttattgtgggatccgaaccacattatatcgagagatgaatttctatcaccagaaataaattccttgaaTTCCTCATTGAGAATTGGAAATTCTAGGTCTTAATCTCTGTTGCACTTGAACTGGaatgttgcatatatgaaagcagAGTAAAAATTGCTCAAAAcctagcaaagaaaaaaaaaaaaccttgtatcTAATACAATTTGGCTGTTGGATGACAAACGCTGCTTGTTTCTACATGATATATAAACCCTCAGacttttacattaggaattactttatgGAGAAGCTGGAACaaggccattaaattcttgaactcAGTGGTTAGGCAGTGACTACTGTCTGATAGGTGAGTAGACCTGCCTGCCcaaatgtaaacactccactttgcttgcGGTCATCTTCCATTGAAGACATATGtatgtgagctcttgctgactagctgttaatcaagatttcccagtgggatctttcttttattgtttttaatattttgaatgtACTATGTTtggttttaataattaatataacccACTTCTTGTGATAAGTCTGGTGAACCGTCTTTCCCCTTTCCGTGTTAAGGGTCGGCAGCAAGGGTGTATCTACAACTTTATCACTTATTTTTGCCATTTAATGTCAGGGCAGGACaatatatttgacatttacactTACGCTTTGGGGGACTTACTGAGAGGGAATTTGGaagttttctctcttttcctttgccCTTTTGACTAGCTTATTGGGCAAAGAAGGGGGGATGGGGTGTGTGGTTTTGATGTtttgagggatctcctctcatttcatagagcagtgcccttggatgcgagaggagtatctttcttttttaatcatatttcctttcttttatagGTTAACAGTGATTGCTAATAGATTGCAGAAGTAGATGGTTGTAGTATATTTCTTCGTGTTGGCTATCCTAACCTGGGACTAGTACCTGTGACTCATTAGTATGCTGTGATGTTGGCCCTCAAATGTGTATACTGTTCCCCTGctgaaaatcatattcatttgccGCTGTTATCCTGGAGTTTTGTCACTGGACAGCATCTACGCAACTGTCCTGTGATTATTAACTACGTAATACTGCTGGCGACTATGCTTTGTCCTATAGATGAAGTCTCGCAAAAATTGGCGAAGAAGTCAAGAaggaagagagctcatcaagtgTCATCATCATCGTCTTTTTCAACTtcctccccttcaacttctaaggatCCCTTGAtggagaaggagaaggtagtctcccaCCGCCCTTAGAAGTCTCgtcacaggacttctaagggtctgcctcctcgaaCTGAGGCGGCAGTTGGGTCTTCTGTTGGctctcctgttccttcaggaaGAGGAACCATCAtgctgtccccagggtctagcaTGTCAGGAGCCATAGAAGTGCAAACTTCGGTTCGCACTTCAGCTGGTTTTAGAGGTTCTGCCTCCTAGACTAAATCTGTGTCAGTCGCTCATTCGTGAGCGTCCGCGAGTGCACGTAAATCTGCAGATTCGCATACATCCTGAATCATTAACATTGAATCCACTCATTGTCATGACTCTGGCACAGAGTGGAAAAAAGGGGTGAGTCACTCAGGTGATTTACACCTTGCCAGCGATCACTCTCACGGTGACTGCTAAGTTCCCAGGGTTAACGGGACGGCCTCATGAGACTGCACATGCTGCGAGACCAGTAGAAGGTTCCCCATTtagtcctcctgagaggtttctgcCTCAAAAGGGACTGGGAGGCATTGGGAGGATGGTTCCAGCTCTTGCCAGTCAGTTGAACGATTAACTCCATGCAGGTCACGATCTCGTGACAGACTGGTCTTGGTGGCGGCGAGTGTTTCTCCTCTTTGcgagttttgtaaccctccttgggaaagtGTTTCTCCAGGGTAAGAACGCTCTCCAAGACTCACGTCCaggccatcaccgcaggttgatggctgcctgcGACTCACTTTTGCTAATTCTGCTAGCAAGGTGAGCCAGAGCATCCAATCTTACTCACCTATTCTCTCTACTTCCTCTGGCTACACTGGGAGGGgcaaggtgaataggagggatcctgcagattGCTCTCTCTAGGATTTAGCATCCGGGGCCTACATTTCTGGAAGAGTCTGAAGGTCCCACCGGACATACGTccacgtcgttgaggaaggatcttctatTGGTGATGGAGACTTCTCACCCTCTCGACACCTGGTGTTTCGATTCTGAAGTTTCGAACACCTGGCTATTTCTGTCTTTTGGATGGATCCCAATTCACAGTCCCCTGTGGGGTCTTGCATTTTGTGAGCCTCATGTGCATATTCTGTGGAACTGCACTTTTCATTTAGCCTTGAATGCTCGCAtataggactggtttttatgcctgttCCGCCTCGATTTCTACTGGAGTCGAAAAGGAACCCTTACCTGATGATCGTTTGATGAATTTGGGTCTCCCCAAGTGCTTGAATTCTCTGGAATTTCTGGTACTTTCCGAGTGTTCTGGTTTTATAATATTATGATCTGCAGACACTTGGGCGAGACAAGAATTCCCgatatacatgtaattgttattacAAGAAGAATCAGGAGTCTCAGCGAGTACTTGGATCCCTTGGTTTCGCTGGCGCTCTCTGAGTGCTCGGCTTCATCATATTGCTGAGCAACCCAGGGCGGGGCAAGACTCGCTTGATTATTGTCTTATAATAAAGTCAGGTTTCTCGCCAAGCACAGGAATTCTTACAAATTCTAGCGCTTGCCAAGCGCTTGCTATCATACAGTGAGAGCagcctttaccagtacagatgagtttGCTCTTTAGTCTGGTTTGGGTTTATGCATAGCTTGGCATTGCATTCCTACACTGTctaggtgaatggtcaagtactaTCCTCGTGTCTTGGACCCTAGGGTCTGAACAcataggacagcagacacagaatccctttttattcttcttagaGCTTCAGTCGCAAAGAACAATTAATTAGGAAGCAGTGATAGTTCTTTGCTGACGATTACCATTCATAATTATGTGGTGATGATCTGCTCAACTCACTCGACTTGGCTCAGCCAGCCAGCTCTGTCGCCGAGCCAATCTACCGAACaaactctctgctcttgatcagcAAGGTTTCTTACCATGGCACGGCACCCTCCTTTCCCGTGTTGCAGAGAGTTTCACAGGGTCATCATCTTCGTCATCTAAAATCTCCTTACCTCCCTGTCCAAAGGCTTTCCAACCTAAGAAGAGGAGGTTAGCTTCCACGCCCCTAAGAAGTCTCGacttgagacttctaagggtctaccgatcagtgagtcttcctaatgtaaaggactgagggattgtatatcgtgtaggaacaaattataatttttttaagtaaattgtattttccctaactatacaTACCTGAtttcctttacattaatgccctcaatctgaaacctgggctgaaaggcggGTGTCAACCCGCCTACCaggtggtagttactgcctaaacaccttgttcaagaatttaacggccatgTTCCAGCTTCGCtgtaaagtaattcctaatgtaaaggacctcaggtttgtatacagttaagaaaaatacaattgaagTTAATAAATTGTGATTTTATAAAGCAGCTGTTTAAACTACTGATATATTAGATAACTCAGCAGTAGAAACATAACATATCTATAATGATCTTCAGAATCTGGGTTATGGCTTTTACCCAAGTTAATTGTCATTACTGtataatttaaccagaccaacATGCAGCACAGCCCTAACCTTGTGAGGTAGATTTTTATCCTGTGGTCTGActaaactattttctttaaccAGAATGCCAAATTGAAGTTCATTACATTTATAGGGCTAGTCTCCCCAAAATTAAAAGAGTAAGCTGAAAATGGTGAACCACCTACACCATGCACTGGTAACTGTGCAGTGCAGCAAAGATACAAACAAGTTTATGAAGGCATCAGTAATCCAAAGGACAACTTAAAACCATCACCATTTTCCCCATTAAGAACTGTCTGACTTGCACTGTAATATTAAGTTTAAGAACAAGTCTTCCTCAAGTACTAAAGAACCCCTTCCATGTATTGTGTAAAAGGTTGAATCCTTACTGCTGTATCAATCATAATTCTACATACACCCAGAAACATCTTATACAACACACCCTACTTACAAACACTCAGATATAAACAAATGGGGTTGCAAATTAAAATTGCTTTCAGAGCACTCCCCTTTGCCACCTCCAAGTTCAGATTTTGTTTTGCGCACCTATTCTGTAAATACAGCATTGTATGtagtgttttaggatgaaaaaacaaacaatgtTATATTGACTTTATATCATACTGTACTTAAATAGGCATGCAGAGTACAGTAACCAACTTACTAACAATGCAACATGCAAATGGCCGTCTGGAATGTAACTCATTCCTTAGTAGGGTGGTACAGCCAGTAGATTTCATTAACCAATAAttcttttcatattcatatttgcaGTGTAAATTATCAGCAGCTTGTAAACATCACAAAATATCATCTACGATAGTTCTTGTTTTTACAGTATAGTATAGTATCCTGGCACTGCATTCAGTactgttcgtttgtatggtgtttttattttgcatggaATCAGTACTGTTGTGATAAGCTGAATGAATTTAATCCCCTACTCCAGGTTCTTGCCCAGAGGAGATGATTGACTGTGGCTAAAGTAATTTCATGAATTCAaagattttaatgataatttctgTACAGCTATACATACTCCATGCAATTTAATTATTATCTGTATAATTATACGCTATATAATCAAGTATGTTTGACACTTATTTTTGCCTTGGAATCTGCATACAAATACcagttttaaataatttactttttagGTAAAAGAGCTTACCTAGTTTAATATGATAAACTACAGtgcattttttctttctcaaaggatttatttttatctttcaggGTCAAATGGAGTTGAAGGAGACAGTTGAAATTTGGAAGCAAAAGCATGGAATTATGTCATATTGGAGGGATTCTGTTGATCCAAAACCAAAGGACTTTCTTAGCAAATTCTTGGACGGCCATGaatgattttgaatatttctaaAACCTAGACTTACGTTATTAAATTAAAATGCAAAAGTTTTGTCCATATCCTGTTGGGCTCATTTGTGTACATACactgtaaatatattttgttttcttaaaactACTATATCTGGCTTGAAATTTCATTCAAAATCACTTGCCCCAGAAGTCTTGTTAGAATTTTCTGTTGATGAAAATGGATGTGCTGTAGATGGTTAATAAATACATTTGAGATAAAAGgtagttttatttgaaaaaaaaaatccagcagtTAAACTAGGAAAAACgtagaaaaataatcaaaactgTACAGAATCCTTGACATTGACTTAAACGTAAAAAATCTTTGGATCTAAATGGCATAATTTTTAGAAGGACATCTAGCAGCTACTGTTCAGTCTGGACATTCAGCTCTGCCCTGTAAAGACAATGTAGTATATATTAAGCATTATAATCATATTACATAGGTTCCAACAGGCTAGTCACCAAACATTAGTTATATAACCCCTGCTTCCCTAATGAACAGTTCCTCATTAGATGAGTAGATtgtgtactcgcctatcaatctagtagcccgagttcgctccccgctgccgccaatgcagaaccagaggagtttatttctcgatataattttattcggatcccacaataagctataggtgtcccattgctaagtaactaattagttcctatagtaggttcacatcaaccgtgcatctgatgtctaggctcgtcccttatgacgctcctgattggctgttgataagccaatcacagggctggaaacagtctctctcgagagagagttcacatatgcaggatgtatgctccacctctcctgagggatacttttgaaaagacATATCTCTTagaagaggtagaacatacatcctgcctatgtgaactctctcgagagaatacagacagtttccagccctgtgactggcttatcaacagccaatcaggagagtcataagggactggcttcgacatcagatgcacggttgatgtgaatctactatagccacgtATTTAAAAatcaatccttcaggccagccctaggagaggtgttaatcagcttagtggtctggttaaactaagatataccaagttttttttcattaatgaacAGTGGATGGAATATTACTCCCAGATACATATCTAATAACAGATCATAAGCTATGCCTACCAGTAGCATTACTTGTAATTTTGTGACAATACCAACTGACCTTTTACAGTTACCATACTACCTAAAATAATTCAGAATCAAATACCAACTACAGTACTATGCAATGATGCTTTCATTTACCAAACAGGTATTTGTTGAAAAGGTGTAATTATGTAATAAAGGGCATTTCAATTGTCCAAATTCTTTACTGGTGATTATTATCTAATACTTTagattttctttccatattttaataaaaaacatgGAAGAGATGTGTTCTTGGGAAAATTTAGCTATGAAAAAAGTCAGCACTCAGGTTTACCAATAAATATTAGCTTTAATTACATAGCtacatattaacataattagCACTTGTGTTTGCAGGTTCTAAGTTCATGAGTaaaatacatgtatgtacataatttgAAGGatttgggtaattttttttttttataaattgagaAACCTGCTAGGAAACATGAGGCAACACCTATGAAAAGAATACTATGTAAtactcttataattttatatagtagAGTAAAGCAGAAAGCACTGAATTGGAAATGAAAGCATACTATTGATTAGTGTGGTCTTCAACTTGCCCAAACTCCCTGTATGTATTGTTCATTTGCTGGAATATTGTTTGAAAACTATGCTTTAAAAATGTCTATcatacataaaagtaaaatatgcatTCAGAGCAATCAAGTTTCCTGTACATcgaataatcaaggccaccgaaaacaggtCTATCATTTGGTGGTCTTGATATAATGCTACATAAGCCGCAGCCCAAAAACTTTAACCACGgatcggtggtggcctggcctacatTGTTGTCAGatgcacaattatggctaactttaacctaaaatgatgattggagggtagataatcaacaccaatttgcagccctctagccaagtagtttttaagctctgaCAGCTGACagaaagccggcacaatagttttcttttcaggaaattaaaaaatcaaaggtGACACTAATTAATTCATGACACTAactaattcatatacatatttaactATGATTTACAAATGATATAAACGGAGCTTAAATATAATTAGTATGTTTACTATACATAACATGTACCTACCATATGACCATTGCTTTTATTGTTGTTGACAATATAGTTCACCAATGCAGTAGATAAGTTATTgtataacataaatgaaaaaaggacCAGTATAAAGTGAggcaaaatttttcttattgctCCTTTCATCTCTTTTTACCTTGCAAATATTTACCATAATTTTATCACCTATCAAAtggaatattaaaaattaataccAATCATCACTGATACCTCAGTTGCTGCGAAAAGTCATCCTCAATGTTGTCATCATCCCAATTATCCTCCCACACATTTGTTATTTCTGGATCTTCCTCTCCTGCTCCCCAATCTGCAAAAATTGTTATTCATTGAATACTGTATTGTTATCTAAGAATTATATTTGCAATTTTATTACTGttagtgaatttatatatatatataaaaaatccaaCATACGGACAATGTCAGACATGTACACCAGTATACTAAAAATGTCCCTATGAATTTTTTTAatctacaaaatataaaatctCCATAGGTAGAAAAACCAAACCTTGTATAAAGGAGTTTCCCTCTGTGGAAACAGTTGTTGCTTGGTACCCAGATAGTTAATTGATGGTAGGCACTTAGAGTGGGTGGCATTCCCCCACTTAACTGCTGTAAGCCAGGACCTTTTCTTCAGTTCTGGTTGAGTTAAGCCAATTCACTGTGCTCTGACCGACCAAAGTGGAggcttctttcattttttttatcgtatggtgtttgtgtatttatgttcACAGTGAATTTTAAAAAGTGCACAAAGGAACTTTGAAGGATGTAAGTGGGTATCTTTACGTCTTCTGTGTGTTAGCATTTTCCTGCAAGTGTAATTTTCTGCAATGAAAGTTTGGCAAGAAACACTGGAAGGCCAAACACATTCACCAGTGTCTTCAGGGCTACACTTCTTGACACCAACAAATCTTTTCAGCTCCTTCCTCCTagactctctccctctccccctgcCACTTCTACTTGTTCTCCTATGGCTCAAtttgaagaggggggggggggggtatgtatGTGACAGTATGTCTCCAACACACTCTGACAGTGCTGAACCAAATGTTCAAGTCAAGGTGAGACTTAGGTGTATGTGCTTGTTGTTTGCCTCTTCCTGTTCCTAATTCACATGCAACTTTGCTGGAGCACTTGCAGGGGATGCTGTTGTCCTTAGTATTCATATCAACCCAACACCGCTACTTATCCTGCTAAGGAGCTCAATGCTGCTTAACCTCCTGCAGTGTTTGTTTTGATTATGAGGATCCCCGCAATGTATCCTGCTCAGGTCTTACTACTCTGACACTGCTACCTCCTTTCACCATGTAACTAAGGTAAGAATCATGAATGGGATAATGCAAACAAAAGCAAGCagtctcttctcttcctcctcctcagagtTCCCTGGCACATTCAACTTTGGCTAGTATGTCAGAAGCAAGGGAACCTTCTGATCTGTAGCTTAGACCTCATGTAACACATGTTGCAGAGATCACAGCAGTTGAAATGATGGTCTCACTTAAAAGGGGCAAACCCTAGTTTGCTAGATTACATTTGGCACAGGTTCTATGGTCACTTTCCTGAGATCTTGCACTAACGAATGATCGAAATCAGCTTGCGTAAGTGTCTCACCAACTCGGCATTCATGGGTTCTATAAGAGAACCAACAGGCCCCAATAGACCCCTCTCAGAACGAGAAGGCTCCTATTCTTGAAGAGTCATAGTCAACACCAAATTTCCCAGGCAATCAGTCTGGGAATTGTGGACAAGAAAATCTGATCTACAGGTGCTGACTGGTATACACCAAGAATAATGCTAACAGTAATCAACACAGCTGGGTGATTCCTTATGATAAGCCAAGAGTGAACTACTAGAAAGCTCTAAGTGGGAAGCGATGAGCATTACTGTACACATGCACACCAGAGGAAGAGCCAGATGAACTGGGCATGCTTTGGGTGGGTGCACAATCAGGTGCATGATGACCCCCACATTACCTAAAACAATCATGTAACAGAGATCTGCTGTGCTTGAACTCCCAATTCTCATGTACAGGTCATAGAGAATGGAATACCCATACAGGTTTGTATTCTCTTAGGATCTATCAAGACATAATTAGCACATACCCAAAAGAACATAGGGTAGGTCCAGCTTATTATAATAGGCTAAGCTAATTCACGTTTGGTTTTGGCATCATCCACTCATGCAGTAAAATGGCAACCAAGCCATCCATCCCTTGATAAAAACAATGCATACACAAGCCTAGGTGCATCATGGTAGTGAGCCTCATGCCATTACATGCCTTGCTTAGCCTATGCTACTTTAGGTTGGGCCATCAGCACTGCCTCCAATTATATCCAGCTTCTAATCTAATAATTCTCATCACAATAACTACATGTATTCCAACTCTTTTGGTGCCCAAAGAAGCCAGTTGACACTTTTATCCACTATTCTCTCCCAAGGGTGCATAGGATATGTCCTAAACGTCTCTGTCATTATCATTTCATCTACATTTGGAATTTCCGCAATTTCCTTAATGGTATCatccccgtagggggtagtgccatcagtgcacctcatg
Encoded proteins:
- the LOC135222011 gene encoding NADH dehydrogenase [ubiquinone] 1 alpha subcomplex subunit 6-like (The sequence of the model RefSeq protein was modified relative to this genomic sequence to represent the inferred CDS: added 130 bases not found in genome assembly), producing the protein MASSRVARTVARQVKPLLSVDQGEARRRVLNLYKAWYRQIPYIVLDYDFPKSKEQCRAKLREQFEKHRDVKDIRVIDMLVIKGQMELKETVEIWKQKHGIMSYWRDSVDPKPKDFLSKFLDGHE